A region from the Papaver somniferum cultivar HN1 unplaced genomic scaffold, ASM357369v1 unplaced-scaffold_125, whole genome shotgun sequence genome encodes:
- the LOC113331151 gene encoding uncharacterized protein LOC113331151 produces MNSFLIFSFLKFLPAPARVPLPDPFPQPEPQVELLPDGPEPEIIEKLLTEEDLIDGISFPIQEFDESVLQHWVNQSTTGIWSGLLPHIRIDIFIFGYKYNPKFDSGETTITLGSGRRENNYILGLNTYDNPLWFRENFVQDFCLSVGDKVTLLYEETRLRFWIDYDQGYSPTLRPEAAEYLLDPEDYLFNWDLIKFVHPIDTKHGLVLPSFMFEGRIPHWWWAAPLGETGHGLTIGVRDLDTNTNYEISFKDAGDGHFILFWGTDFVERRKFRATNWIGFYFDKNSGLLGISLLRR; encoded by the coding sequence AACTCTTTCTTaatattttcttttctaaaatttcTACCCGCCCCTGCAAGAGTTCCCTTACCCGACCCATTTCCCCAACCTGAACCCCAAGTAGAATTACTTCCAGATGGGCCAGAGCCTGAGATTATAGAAAAACTTCTCACGGAAGAAGATCTGATTGACGGCATATCATTCCCTATCCAAGAATTCGATGAGTCTGTTCTCCAGCATTGGGTTAATCAGAGTACAACAGGTATCTGGTCAGGACTTCTACCCCACATTCGCATAGATATCTTCATTTTTGGTTACAAATATAATCCAAAGTTTGATTCTGGAGAGACTACTATCACACTGGGTTCCGGCAGAAGAGAGAACAACTATATTTTGGGATTGAATACGTATGACAACCCATTGTGGTTTCGTGAGAATTTTGTTCAGGATTTCTGTTTATCCGTGGGTGATAAAGTCACACTGCTATATGAGGAAACACGTTTAAGATTTTGGATTGATTACGACCAGGGTTATAGTCCAACATTGAGACCTGAAGCAGCAGAATATTTGTTAGATCCAGAAGACTATCTTTTTAACTGGGATCTAATTAAATTTGTGCATCCCATTGATACGAAGCATGGTCTGGTATTGCCGTCGTTTATGTTTGAAGGCAGGATTCCACATTGGTGGTGGGCTGCACCACTTGGGGAAACAGGCCATGGGCTAACTATTGGCGTACGTGATTTGGATACTAATACAAACTACGAAATCAGTTTCAAGGATGCTGGTGACGGTCATTTCATTCTTTTCTGGGGGACAGATTTTGTGGAGCGCAGAAAGTTTCGTGCAACAAACTGGATCGGATTTTACTTCGATAAAAACTCTGGATTGCTCGGTATTTCTCTTCTTCGCCGCTGA